One window from the genome of Paraclostridium sordellii encodes:
- a CDS encoding aminotransferase class I/II-fold pyridoxal phosphate-dependent enzyme has protein sequence MEAIGEKLEDNFFSDSTLSHKQTPLLTSLKDYSNKDIACFDVPGHVRHQGVEVLNEYFGKDIMKMDINSSPLMDNVSNPSGIIKKAQDLLANAYNADDAFFITNGTTSAIHAMILSTINPGDKILLPRNIHKSVINALILTGGKPVFIQPGFDDELGISLNVAYEDIKNELKNHKDIKALFLLNPTYYGACSDLEAIIELCHEENVLVLVDEAHGAHFPFHKDLPPPSISLGADMSAISIHKTGGALTQASALLLNNERIESSKVLQSINMIQSTSASYLLMASIDGARSNLVLNGDAQLSKALNLSRYAKARINKIKGIKVVTTENLGNDGVKFIDETKLCINVAKLNLTGHEVYDLLYQEFSVQVELGDLYNILALISIGTTKEDVDKLIDSLEAISNIYKKEEKMKVIKTKQINPIQKLNPRDAFYKDKEMILIDECVGRISGESIMAYPPGIPIVTPGEEITKEIIDYIKLLKKNNAYLCDMKDKNLDYILVIKN, from the coding sequence ATGGAAGCTATTGGAGAAAAGTTAGAAGATAATTTTTTTAGTGACTCTACATTAAGTCATAAACAAACTCCATTACTTACTTCTTTGAAAGATTATTCTAATAAAGATATAGCTTGTTTTGATGTTCCTGGTCATGTTAGACATCAAGGAGTAGAAGTTTTAAATGAGTACTTTGGTAAGGATATTATGAAAATGGATATAAATTCATCACCTCTTATGGATAATGTTTCAAATCCCAGTGGAATTATAAAAAAAGCTCAAGATTTATTAGCAAATGCTTATAACGCAGACGATGCTTTTTTCATAACAAATGGGACTACATCGGCTATACATGCTATGATTTTAAGTACTATAAATCCAGGAGATAAGATACTTCTTCCAAGAAATATTCATAAATCGGTTATTAATGCTTTAATACTTACTGGTGGAAAACCCGTATTTATACAACCGGGATTTGATGATGAACTTGGAATAAGTTTAAATGTAGCTTATGAAGATATAAAAAATGAACTTAAAAATCATAAAGATATAAAAGCTTTATTTTTACTAAATCCAACTTACTATGGAGCATGTAGTGATTTAGAAGCTATAATTGAGTTATGTCATGAGGAAAATGTTTTAGTTTTAGTTGATGAAGCACACGGAGCACATTTTCCATTTCATAAAGACTTACCACCTCCAAGTATAAGCTTAGGAGCTGATATGTCAGCTATAAGTATTCACAAAACTGGAGGAGCTCTAACTCAGGCTTCTGCATTACTTTTAAATAATGAACGTATAGAATCAAGTAAGGTATTGCAAAGTATAAATATGATTCAATCTACATCGGCATCATACTTGTTAATGGCAAGTATTGATGGGGCAAGATCCAACTTAGTTTTAAATGGAGATGCTCAATTATCAAAAGCACTTAATTTATCAAGATATGCAAAAGCAAGAATAAATAAAATAAAAGGAATTAAAGTTGTTACTACTGAGAATTTAGGAAATGATGGGGTTAAATTTATAGATGAAACTAAGCTTTGCATAAATGTAGCAAAACTTAATTTAACAGGTCATGAAGTATATGATTTGCTTTATCAAGAGTTTTCGGTTCAAGTAGAACTTGGAGATTTGTATAATATACTAGCACTTATATCTATTGGGACTACAAAAGAAGATGTTGATAAACTGATTGATTCTTTAGAAGCGATATCTAATATTTATAAAAAAGAAGAAAAAATGAAAGTTATAAAAACTAAGCAAATAAATCCAATACAGAAATTAAATCCAAGAGATGCTTTTTATAAAGATAAAGAAATGATTTTAATTGATGAATGTGTAGGTAGGATTTCAGGTGAGTCTATAATGGCTTATCCACCAGGGATACCAATAGTAACGCCTGGAGAAGAAATTACAAAAGAAATAATCGATTACATAAAATTACTAAAGAAAAATAATGCATATTTATGTGATATGAAAGATAAAAACTTAGATTATATATTAGTTATAAAAAATTAA
- a CDS encoding ABC transporter substrate-binding protein, which translates to MKISKKIKVGLLSLVVGLSIVGCTKNDTKKEEAKNTKVESNTEKSDGYYPVTITSHNSKKEEIKVTFKEKPKKVLAVYQDSIETMLALGLEDNMVAAAGLDHKVKDEYKESFKKVKYLDEFTPSKETVTMLQPDLILGWYSLFSDKTIGDVSYWQDKGVNTYMALNSGAVEKKTIQNECDDILNIGKIFNVEDKAKKIVDNIKNKVNKIVESEKGKKQQTTLIIELGDGKIRGYGKTTLGGDMVTKLGAKLLNEDGNSLSKEDLVKLNPDSIFVAYMNREDDNKASETKDLVMKDKALQSLNAVKNDRVYPIELGQMYCSGVRTIDGIETFANGLYPDQK; encoded by the coding sequence ATGAAAATTTCAAAAAAAATTAAAGTAGGATTGCTTAGCTTAGTGGTAGGACTTAGTATAGTTGGTTGTACTAAGAATGATACTAAGAAAGAAGAAGCTAAAAACACAAAGGTTGAAAGTAACACAGAGAAAAGTGATGGGTATTATCCAGTTACAATAACTTCTCATAATAGCAAAAAAGAAGAAATAAAAGTTACTTTTAAAGAAAAACCTAAAAAAGTATTAGCTGTATACCAAGACTCTATTGAGACTATGCTTGCATTAGGACTAGAAGATAATATGGTTGCAGCAGCAGGACTTGACCACAAGGTTAAAGATGAGTATAAAGAAAGCTTTAAAAAGGTTAAATACTTAGATGAATTTACGCCTTCTAAAGAAACTGTTACAATGTTACAACCAGATTTAATATTAGGTTGGTACTCATTATTTTCAGATAAAACAATAGGTGATGTAAGTTATTGGCAAGATAAAGGTGTAAATACATATATGGCATTAAATAGTGGTGCAGTTGAGAAAAAAACTATACAAAATGAGTGTGACGATATATTAAATATAGGTAAAATATTTAATGTTGAAGATAAAGCTAAAAAGATAGTTGATAATATAAAGAACAAAGTAAATAAAATTGTAGAATCAGAAAAAGGTAAAAAACAGCAAACAACTTTAATAATAGAATTAGGCGATGGCAAGATTAGAGGGTATGGAAAAACTACTTTAGGTGGAGATATGGTTACTAAGTTAGGTGCTAAGCTTTTAAATGAAGATGGAAACTCATTAAGTAAAGAAGATTTAGTAAAATTAAATCCAGATAGCATATTTGTTGCTTACATGAATAGAGAAGATGATAACAAAGCAAGTGAAACAAAAGATTTAGTAATGAAAGATAAAGCATTACAAAGTTTAAATGCTGTAAAAAATGATAGAGTTTACCCAATTGAACTTGGACAAATGTATTGTAGTGGGGTAAGAACTATAGATGGAATTGAAACATTTGCAAATGGACTTTATCCAGATCAAAAATAG
- the metK gene encoding methionine adenosyltransferase has protein sequence MARHLFTSESVTEGHPDKICDQISDAILDALLEKDPLARVACETTVTTGLVLVAGEISTNTYVDIPKLVRETVKGIGYTRAKFGFDGDTCAVITSIDEQSGDIAMGVDEALENRSGELSEDEIEKVGAGDQGIMFGFACNETEELMPLPISLAHKLARRLTEVRKNGELSYLRPDGKTQVTVEYDKDKAIRVHTVLISTQHGEDVDNDTIRRDLIEKVIKEVIPSELLDEETKIYINPTGRFVIGGPQGDTGLTGRKIIIDTYGGYSRHGGGAFSGKDPTKVDRSAAYAARYVAKNIVAAGLADKCEIELAYAIGVARPLSIFIDTFGTGKVSEEVLVDLVNKNFDLRPGAIIRDLDLRKPMYKNVAAYGHFGRCDLDLPWERTDKAKTLREQAEI, from the coding sequence ATGGCAAGACACTTATTTACATCGGAATCAGTTACAGAAGGGCATCCAGATAAAATATGTGATCAAATATCAGATGCAATATTAGATGCACTTTTAGAAAAAGATCCACTAGCAAGAGTTGCTTGTGAGACTACAGTTACAACAGGATTGGTACTAGTAGCGGGAGAAATAAGTACTAATACTTATGTTGATATACCTAAATTAGTTAGAGAAACAGTTAAAGGTATAGGGTATACTAGAGCAAAGTTTGGATTTGATGGGGATACTTGTGCAGTTATAACTTCTATAGATGAACAATCAGGAGATATAGCTATGGGTGTTGATGAAGCTTTAGAAAATAGAAGTGGAGAATTGAGTGAAGATGAGATAGAGAAAGTAGGTGCAGGAGACCAAGGTATAATGTTTGGTTTTGCATGTAATGAAACTGAAGAATTAATGCCACTTCCAATATCTTTAGCTCATAAGTTAGCAAGAAGATTAACTGAGGTTAGAAAAAATGGAGAGTTAAGTTATTTAAGACCAGATGGAAAAACTCAAGTTACAGTTGAATATGATAAAGATAAAGCTATTAGAGTTCATACTGTATTAATATCTACTCAACATGGAGAAGATGTAGATAATGATACAATAAGAAGAGATTTAATAGAAAAAGTTATAAAAGAAGTTATACCAAGTGAACTATTAGATGAGGAAACTAAAATATACATAAATCCAACAGGAAGATTTGTTATAGGTGGACCTCAAGGGGATACAGGACTTACTGGGAGAAAAATAATAATAGATACTTACGGTGGATACTCTAGACATGGTGGAGGAGCTTTCTCTGGTAAAGATCCTACAAAGGTTGATAGATCAGCGGCTTATGCTGCAAGATATGTTGCTAAAAATATAGTAGCTGCAGGACTTGCAGATAAGTGTGAAATAGAGCTTGCTTATGCTATAGGTGTTGCTAGACCTTTATCTATATTTATAGATACTTTTGGAACTGGTAAGGTTAGTGAAGAAGTTTTAGTTGATTTAGTTAATAAAAACTTTGATTTAAGACCAGGAGCAATAATAAGGGATTTAGATTTAAGAAAACCTATGTATAAAAATGTTGCAGCATACGGACATTTTGGAAGATGTGATTTAGATTTACCTTGGGAGAGAACTGATAAAGCAAAAACTTTAAGAGAACAAGCTGAAATTTAA
- a CDS encoding FecCD family ABC transporter permease: MHSIKSLENYDMKEKKGFVKSKPLYILVIMLLIFLVIMSILIAITIGSSDISIKQVYDVIIFRLFNIGDKSLANGAIHDVVWLIRLPRIILAVCVGIGLSVTGVVMQAIVKNPLADPYILGVSSGASLGATIAIMLGLTTFLNGNAIGVFAFIGAFVVSMLVLLISNAGGRPNSTKLLLAGMALSSVCSAFSSFIVYIKNDAEGMKSITFWLMGSLGGAKWEEIVFILPLIIIGLLFFMSQYRILNLMLLGDEVSITLGTDLHRYRQIYLVITSLMVGLVVYSAGMIGFVGLIIPHIVRIFFGTDHKKLIPISALLGAIFLVWADVLSRIIIENAELPIGILISMVGAPFFVYLMIRKSYGFGGCN; this comes from the coding sequence ATGCATTCGATTAAAAGCTTAGAAAATTATGATATGAAAGAAAAGAAAGGCTTTGTTAAATCAAAGCCTTTATATATTTTAGTTATAATGTTATTGATATTTTTAGTTATAATGTCTATATTAATAGCTATAACTATAGGATCAAGTGATATATCTATAAAACAAGTATATGATGTAATTATATTTAGATTATTTAATATAGGAGATAAAAGTCTAGCAAATGGAGCTATTCATGATGTAGTTTGGCTTATACGATTACCTAGAATAATTCTAGCGGTATGTGTTGGAATAGGTCTTTCTGTAACTGGAGTTGTTATGCAGGCTATAGTTAAAAATCCATTGGCAGATCCATATATTTTAGGGGTTTCATCAGGAGCTTCTTTGGGAGCTACTATAGCTATAATGCTAGGATTAACTACATTTTTAAATGGAAATGCTATAGGGGTATTTGCATTTATAGGAGCATTTGTAGTTTCTATGTTAGTTTTGTTAATTTCTAATGCTGGAGGTAGGCCAAACTCTACTAAATTATTATTAGCAGGTATGGCTTTAAGTTCGGTTTGTAGTGCATTTTCAAGTTTTATTGTTTATATAAAAAATGATGCTGAAGGAATGAAAAGTATTACATTTTGGCTTATGGGAAGTTTAGGTGGAGCTAAGTGGGAAGAGATAGTTTTTATACTTCCACTTATAATAATTGGATTATTATTTTTCATGAGTCAATATAGAATTTTAAATTTAATGTTATTAGGAGATGAAGTTTCTATAACTCTTGGAACTGATTTACACAGATATAGACAGATTTATTTAGTTATAACATCTTTGATGGTTGGATTAGTAGTTTATTCAGCGGGAATGATAGGCTTTGTTGGACTTATTATACCTCATATTGTTAGGATTTTCTTTGGAACTGACCATAAAAAACTTATCCCGATATCAGCTCTTTTAGGTGCTATATTTTTAGTATGGGCAGATGTACTTTCTAGAATTATAATAGAAAATGCAGAACTTCCAATAGGTATTTTAATATCTATGGTAGGTGCTCCATTTTTCGTATATCTAATGATAAGAAAAAGTTATGGTTTTGGAGGTTGTAATTAA
- the speB gene encoding agmatinase, translated as MKNKFYNTPTFMSMEDDYNESKLIVFGAGFDGTTSNRPGTRFASSSMRPEFYGLETYSPILDLDMDDYKICDIGDLELSIGNTDKVLDEIYKGTKAIVDDGKVPFMIGGEHLVTLPSFKAVYEKYKDIYVLHFDAHTDLRDEYNNNKNSHATVIKRIWDIVGDEKIFQFGIRSGTKKEFDFALKEKHTYMETHTINTFLEIVKSLEGKNIYLTIDLDVLDPSIFPGTGTPEPGGISYKEFEEVFKVLKNSNINLVGLDIVELSPDYDNTNVSTVVACKILRELALIASDKINR; from the coding sequence ATGAAAAATAAGTTTTATAATACACCAACATTTATGTCTATGGAAGATGATTACAATGAAAGTAAACTTATAGTATTTGGGGCAGGTTTTGATGGAACTACTTCAAATAGACCAGGAACTAGATTTGCATCATCTTCTATGAGACCTGAATTTTACGGACTTGAAACATATAGCCCAATTCTTGATTTAGATATGGATGATTATAAAATTTGTGATATTGGAGATTTAGAACTTAGCATAGGAAATACGGATAAGGTTTTAGATGAAATATATAAAGGAACGAAAGCTATTGTAGATGATGGGAAAGTTCCTTTTATGATAGGTGGAGAACATTTAGTAACTTTACCATCATTTAAAGCAGTTTATGAAAAATACAAGGATATATATGTACTTCATTTTGATGCGCATACAGATTTAAGAGACGAGTATAATAATAATAAAAATTCTCATGCTACAGTTATAAAGCGTATTTGGGACATTGTAGGAGATGAAAAAATATTTCAGTTTGGAATAAGATCTGGAACTAAAAAAGAGTTTGATTTTGCTTTAAAAGAAAAGCATACATACATGGAAACTCATACAATAAATACTTTTTTAGAGATAGTTAAATCTTTAGAAGGTAAGAATATATATTTAACTATTGATTTAGATGTATTAGATCCATCGATATTTCCAGGCACTGGAACTCCAGAGCCAGGAGGTATAAGTTATAAAGAATTTGAAGAAGTATTTAAAGTACTTAAAAATTCAAATATAAACTTAGTAGGATTAGATATTGTAGAACTTAGTCCAGATTATGATAATACAAATGTTTCCACAGTTGTTGCATGCAAGATTTTAAGAGAATTAGCACTTATAGCAAGCGATAAAATAAATAGATAA
- the speE gene encoding polyamine aminopropyltransferase — translation MELWYTEEWTDNVRFSIKVDKHLFSEQSNFQRVDVFDSKEFGKFLTLDGLMMVNYKDEFIYHDMIVHVPMATNMNIKKVLVIGGGDGGTVRELTRYPQIEKIDMVEIDKMVVDASKEYIDICACKLDDSRVNLYFEDGVAFVKNSKDKSYDLIIVDSTDPIGPGEGLFSVDFYKDCYRVLSDEGILVNQNESPYFDFNAKEMKRANEKIKNLFPIVKVYQAHIPTYPSGHWLFGFASKKYDPINDQNKGDWEKLGLKTKYYNSNIHSGAFMLPQYVVDMLNEK, via the coding sequence ATGGAACTTTGGTACACAGAAGAATGGACAGATAATGTACGTTTTTCAATAAAAGTAGATAAACACTTATTTAGTGAACAATCAAACTTTCAAAGAGTAGATGTATTTGATAGTAAGGAATTTGGAAAGTTTTTAACATTAGATGGGTTAATGATGGTAAATTATAAAGACGAATTTATATACCACGATATGATAGTTCATGTTCCTATGGCTACTAATATGAATATAAAAAAAGTATTAGTTATAGGTGGCGGTGATGGTGGTACTGTAAGAGAACTTACTAGATATCCTCAAATAGAAAAAATAGATATGGTTGAAATAGATAAAATGGTAGTAGATGCATCTAAAGAGTATATAGATATATGTGCTTGCAAGTTAGATGATTCTAGAGTTAATTTATATTTTGAAGATGGAGTAGCTTTTGTGAAAAATTCAAAAGATAAATCTTATGATTTAATAATAGTTGATTCAACAGATCCTATAGGACCTGGAGAAGGATTATTCTCAGTTGACTTTTATAAAGACTGCTACAGAGTACTAAGCGATGAAGGAATACTTGTAAATCAAAATGAAAGTCCATACTTTGACTTTAATGCTAAAGAAATGAAAAGAGCAAATGAAAAAATTAAAAATTTATTCCCTATAGTTAAGGTTTACCAAGCCCATATACCAACTTATCCATCAGGACATTGGTTATTTGGATTTGCATCTAAGAAATACGATCCGATAAATGATCAAAATAAAGGAGATTGGGAAAAACTAGGTTTAAAAACTAAATATTATAACAGTAACATCCATAGTGGAGCATTTATGCTACCTCAATATGTAGTGGATATGTTAAATGAAAAATAA
- a CDS encoding sporulation protein: protein MSKFNKFMASALGVGAAKINTIVHTKNIMPGKRIEGICKIKGGKVEQYIDQITIGVFTNYKKEVNDKVIQEYQKIHSHTIKVDRNVLPNEEFEVNFSFILYKRVPVTKQKCEVWLSTGLGIANGIDSTDRDYINVDYNEYMKNTVDAIGELGFSLREVENEYCKARLNNLNFVQEFEFVPTRGVYRGRLDELEVVFIPTNTHLDILLQVDRKVRGLMSFISESIGADETNLRIRMENSRKFTKEEIKREIETVLRKYS, encoded by the coding sequence ATGAGTAAATTTAATAAATTTATGGCTTCAGCCCTAGGGGTAGGAGCTGCCAAAATAAATACTATAGTACATACTAAAAATATAATGCCAGGAAAGCGAATAGAGGGAATTTGCAAGATAAAAGGTGGTAAAGTTGAACAGTATATAGATCAAATTACAATAGGAGTTTTTACTAACTATAAAAAAGAAGTTAATGATAAAGTTATACAAGAGTATCAAAAAATACACTCTCATACTATCAAAGTAGATAGAAATGTTTTACCAAATGAAGAGTTTGAAGTTAATTTTAGCTTTATTTTATATAAGAGAGTTCCTGTTACTAAGCAAAAATGCGAGGTTTGGTTATCAACAGGATTAGGAATTGCAAATGGAATAGATTCAACTGATAGAGATTATATAAATGTAGATTACAACGAGTATATGAAAAATACAGTTGATGCTATAGGTGAGTTAGGATTTTCTCTTAGAGAAGTGGAAAATGAATATTGTAAGGCAAGATTAAATAATTTAAATTTTGTTCAAGAATTTGAGTTTGTTCCAACTAGAGGAGTTTATAGAGGTAGATTAGATGAATTAGAAGTTGTTTTTATACCTACTAATACTCATTTGGATATTCTTTTACAAGTAGATAGAAAAGTAAGAGGACTTATGAGTTTTATTAGTGAATCTATTGGGGCAGATGAAACTAATTTAAGAATAAGAATGGAAAATAGCCGTAAGTTTACAAAAGAAGAAATAAAAAGGGAAATCGAAACGGTACTTAGAAAGTATTCATAA
- a CDS encoding ABC transporter ATP-binding protein yields MNLETKDLKVLLNKNEILKGIDIELGNKEFIGVIGPNGSGKSTLLKCLYRNLSPSSGSIYIDKVEIGKISTRESAKKIGVLAQHNHHSFDFTVLDMVLMGRSPYKKLMDRDTKEDYDIVYEAIDKVNIRHLSNRSFNSLSGGEQQRVILARALAQKTKCLILDEPTNHLDIKYQLQLMEIVKDLGIEVIAAIHDLNIAAMYCDKIYVLKNGEIVAYGTPKDVLTKELIKEVYDVDAKVIKDKEDDSINIIYKGCR; encoded by the coding sequence ATGAATTTGGAAACTAAAGACCTTAAAGTCTTATTAAATAAAAATGAAATTTTAAAAGGTATTGATATAGAATTAGGAAATAAAGAATTTATAGGAGTTATAGGGCCAAATGGAAGTGGCAAGTCTACTTTGCTAAAGTGTTTATACAGAAATTTAAGTCCAAGTAGTGGGAGTATATATATAGATAAGGTAGAAATTGGAAAAATATCTACTAGAGAAAGTGCTAAAAAAATAGGAGTTTTAGCACAACATAATCATCATAGTTTTGATTTTACAGTACTTGATATGGTCTTAATGGGTAGAAGTCCATATAAAAAACTTATGGATAGAGATACAAAAGAAGATTATGATATTGTTTATGAAGCTATTGATAAGGTAAATATAAGACATTTATCAAATAGAAGTTTTAATAGTTTATCTGGAGGAGAACAACAAAGGGTAATTCTTGCAAGAGCTTTAGCTCAGAAAACTAAGTGCTTAATTTTAGATGAACCTACAAACCATTTGGATATAAAATATCAATTGCAGTTAATGGAAATCGTAAAAGATTTAGGTATTGAAGTTATAGCAGCTATACATGATTTAAATATAGCAGCTATGTACTGTGACAAAATTTACGTTTTAAAAAATGGAGAAATAGTAGCTTATGGAACTCCAAAAGATGTTTTAACAAAAGAACTTATAAAAGAAGTTTATGATGTAGATGCAAAAGTTATAAAAGATAAGGAAGATGATTCTATAAATATTATATATAAAGGTTGTAGATAG
- the speD gene encoding adenosylmethionine decarboxylase — protein MKFETLGRHILVEYYNCNEDILRDPKLIEKFMNDSALNAKATIVDSVFHHFNPWGVSGAVIIAESHLTIHTWPEYGYASADFFTCGDIDPWKSFELLEELLQAERSESTEIPRGLTSKIQKFAKKDLGNITHKPQEDQEAI, from the coding sequence ATGAAATTTGAAACTTTAGGAAGACATATATTAGTAGAATACTACAACTGTAATGAGGATATATTAAGAGATCCAAAGCTTATAGAAAAATTCATGAACGATTCGGCGCTAAATGCAAAAGCTACAATAGTTGATTCGGTATTTCATCACTTTAATCCATGGGGGGTTTCAGGAGCTGTTATAATAGCTGAATCTCATTTAACTATACACACATGGCCAGAATACGGATATGCATCAGCTGATTTTTTCACTTGTGGAGATATAGATCCTTGGAAAAGTTTTGAACTATTAGAAGAATTGTTACAAGCAGAAAGAAGTGAATCAACAGAAATACCAAGAGGTTTAACTTCTAAAATACAGAAATTTGCAAAAAAAGATTTAGGCAATATTACTCATAAGCCACAAGAAGATCAAGAAGCTATATAA